agatATACTGCTTATGGAAGACATTTATAACcttaatcatgtcacatatggaatGTGAATGTCAAATAGATCATCCATCTGAATGGGTTACTACatacatttgaaatgtacaccccctgtgtggacgattaccTTCAGATTTTAAGTtttggggtgtatgaatttcaattggaatattcCGATATCTCTGCATTTCTCTTTATTAAACATTTTCTAGTCTTTCATACataccgtatttcatcaaatagtcgccccccccctcaaataaacgcccccaccacttttttcaaccaagatgtttcaaaaatgccgatatttccatgccatcttgtgtagtaagcttaccaagttccccacatggtcgatatagcgtcaataattggcgaaaatctggattggaaatccggaagtgagccagaagtcagtgtttctagttcatatttcatcattttagcgtttttatcgttctaaaattgaccttgaataaacgccccccccccccctccttgggaaaatgtaacgccctcAGGGCGTTTATTTGATGACATACAGTATATGCATTATTAGTTCCCATGCAGTTTGGGCGTCAATCCGCGTCATCATGGTTTTATATAGTACTGATTTTATTCTTTTATGTGTGtttttttaatgtgttaatatctttgtatttttaatgtgtatAGTGCAatagttttgtttaaaatgtacATCTCATGACCAGTTTGCAAGGCTTGGGTCCACTCATATCAGTGCCTGCCACTTTTGCTGGGCCCTGgcagcagggactgtcttttgaggagagggagagcaatcactctctttGAATCTGATATAAGAGAATATGATTTTAGCTCTCATTAGTTgatcattctctccttacattctattgtaaatgctctaaacagctctccttgaaggctccagaagagctatttaatgtaTTATAATGCTCTCTTGCAAATTCCAAAATACAGTCCCTGTGGCAGCCCTTGATCACTGGTCTAATGTTGCAGAATTGTCTATTGAATAATAAATGTGTAAATGTTGTTTGATTATTCTACAGATGTGAATGATTCAGACTTTGAAGATGAAGCTGACAATGATCCTGATTGGATTGCAGAAAAACAATCAAATTGCTTGTCTTCAGAGGATGAGGGTGATACAGCAATTGATAAGTGTGATGCTTCTACTAAGGGTGCAAAAAAGGGGAAAAGACGGAAAGGGAAAAGAAGTTTGACacagaaaaagggaaagaaaaaggaGAGCAGCGAGGAAGTGCAAACTGTTGTATGTACAAAGAGGAATGAAGGAGGAAAGTCTCGTGGAAAGATAGCCCTTTTTGTTTGTCACATTTGTCAGAAGGAAGTGAGGAGTTTAAGTGTTCATTTAAGAACGAATCACAGGGTATATCCAACAACAAATTGTGATCAATGCATGAGACCTCAGACTAAGATGAGCAATCATCGACGTGGGCATGTAGAAGATGAAAAGGGTCAAACTGTGAATGGTCCGCTTAAGTGTTTGAATTGTATGAAATGTTATGATGATATGAGTAAGTTTGACATTCACACAAGATATTATTGTCCTCTCAATGATATGGGTGAAAAGAAAGGCAACAGTGGAGACAGTACAGAACAGGATGAAGCTAGTCAAGCTGCAGCACAGGAAAGGAAAGCGCATTTTGTTTGTCATATTTGTCAGAAGGAAGTGAAGAGTTTAAGTACTCATTTAAGAACGAATCACAGGGTATATCCAACAACAAATTGTGATCAATGCATGAGACCTCAGACTAAGATGAACACGCATCGACGTGGGCATGCAGAAGATGAAAGGGGTCAAACTGTGAATGGTCCGCTTAAGTGTTTGAATTGTATGAAATGTTATGATGATATAAGTAAGTTTGACATTCACACAAGATTCTATTGTCCTCTCAATGATAAGGGTGAAAAGAAAGGGAACAGTGGAGACATTACAGAACAGGGTGAAGCTAGTCTAGGTGCAGTGCAGGAGAGCAGGAGTGACAAAGTATTTAAATGCGATTCCTGTGAAGCTAAATTTGAAAGTTTCTCTGATTTCCAAGCCCATTCTGCCAGCCATGTCCTTACAAGACAGACAAAAACTCAGAGATCTGTGAGATGTCCAAAATGTAGTTTGGTATTTAGAAGTTTTCAGTATCTTCAAGTTCACAATACAAAGGTCCATAGCGACAAAGAGTTGCAAGTTTACAAATGTAATGTTTGTCAGAAAGAGTACAATCACAAGAGAGGACTGCAAAATCATAAGAGTAACTATCATAGGGAAAGAACTTTTCGGTGCCAATTTTGTGATCTGGTTTTTCCGTCACGTGCAAAAACAATATGCCACGAACGGAATAGTCATGATATTTCTACTAAAGCAAAATCTGTATGCGAATACTGTGGGAAGGTAGTGATGTCAAAACTCAAACATCAACATATCAGAAAATATTGCCCTATGAATCCAAACAGACGGGAGAAACAAAAGAAGCAACAATCTGCAAAGGATGATATGCCATCTGGTAGCAATGTAACCTCAAGAAGGAATTTTGCACAGCTAACATCATCTAAATCACAACATCTTGGATCATCAATGTGGGTTACTAGTAGAATACCTGAATCTGAATGTTATGAATGCAAGAAGTGCTGCATATTGTTTGAAAGCCAAGATAATTATGTCATACATAAACAAAATTGTCAAGTGGTAGCTAAAAATGAAAGCGATAATAATCATACTGGCAATGTGAATGAGAATCAAAAAGAAAGGGAAGTCTACGCTTGCGAGGCTTGTCCAGAGATATTCAGTAAAATGTTGAGATTACTTGAGCACAAGGCATCACAGCACAGCATTGCTAATGAGAGTCAAAAGGAAAGGGAATTCTACAAAAAAATGTACACTTGCGAGGCTTGTCCAGAGATATTCAGTGGTATGTTTAGATTACTTGAGCATGAGGCATCAGAGCACAGCAAGTTCCTGGTGTGTACAGATTGTAATGAAACCGTCCCAGATGAGGAGACCTTAGAGATGCATGTAATGCTTGAGTGTCCTGAGCGATACAGACTCTTCTCAACTAAGAAGACTCCAAGATGGGGACCTATGGTAACAGAGGCAAGCAATGAGAGAATAGAGATTAACCAAGACTCATTTGGAAACCATGACACATCTGGAAATCCAGACGACAGACTCTTCTCAAATAAGAAGACTCCAATAGACGTAGCCATGGTAACTGAGGCAAACAATGAGAGAATAGAGATTAACCAAGACTCATCTGGAAACCATGACACATCTGGAAATCCAGACGACAAAATCTTCTCAAATAAGAAGACTCCAGGAAGCGTAGCAATGGTAACAGAGGAAAGCAATGAAAGAATAGAGATTAACCAAGACTCATCTGGAAACCATGACACATCTGGAAATCCAGACGAAAAAATATTCTCAAATAAGAAGACTCCAGGAAGCATAGCAATGGTAACTGAGGCAAACAATGAGATAATTGAGATTAACCAAGTCTCACCTGGAAATCCAGTCAAGAGTTTGTCCAGATCCTGTATAGATGTAAGTGATGATGAGAGCGTTAGCAAGCAAATGAATGCATTGCTTGGAGAGGATAAACAAAATCTGTCTGGAATAGAGGAGGAAATGTCTGTAAACAATGCTGAAAATGATAAACAACATGCATCTGGACTCTCAGAGGAAATGCCTGTAAACAATAATACAAATGAAATTAGCTATGACAAAAAGAAGAACAGAAATCACCCAGTTGCCACCTGTAAAATATGCAACAGGGGACTTGCTTCCCAACACTTAAAAAGACATGAAAATGCACATGCATTGGACCAACAACGACAATCTATCAACGGCCAGTTTGCATGTCCACATTGTTCAAAACGATATGAAAAAAAACGTAACTTAAATTTGCACAAACAGTTATTCTGTTATCATGATCAGCCAGATTCAAAGGTAGATGGTTGTGAGTTAGATCCAGCAGTTGGACTTGAAAAGCTTCCTGCTTGCACCATTTGTTTTGCAAGATTTGACAATAAAGAGCTTTTAAGTCTACATAAAATGATCCATGTTGTTCATGTCGTAGCAGATCAGAGTTTAATGGGTAGTACATGTACTACCAGTACAAGTGATGAAAAGGATATTGAAATCGATTGTGGGTATGTTAACATAGCAGGGGCgaaaaaagaaataatttgtGATCTTTGCAATGTGGAATTTTCTTCTACGGAAGCCTTGAAGGAGCACCAGAAACGTGTGGCATTGACTCGGCCAAAGTACCCCCATCTTTGCCCATGTTGTTATAAGACAAGAGTAGTAATAAAAAGTGAATGTCACTTTTTGCAGCACAAAAAGCAGTTCAAAGTTTTGTGCGAGTTCTGCGGACAACATTTTAAGGATATTAGAGCTCTACCCAAACACATAAAGCATGGGCATGATtatgactatcaaaataagaaaaaatgCCCTGGGTGCCATAGAATATTCAGTCATCAAAACTATATGCAGCATGTTGAGTATAATAAGAAAGAAGTAGAGCGTTTAAACTGCAAATGTTTGTCGTGTGGGGAAGTATTTGATAGCGTGAAAACGTTAGACAAACATGCAACTAATGAATTCAAGAATAATTGTAATATTTGCTGTCAacataattttccacaatttagCGACCTGGAAAAGCATGTAGAGGAGTTTCACAATGTTAGTGCAAAAGGACGATCAAAGAAACTTCAAAATTTGTGCAAGCATTGCGATAAGGTATTTGATAAAGCTAGCTTGCTATCGGCCCATGTGAAGAGTGTATTGGAAGAAGAATCATCTGAAAGCCTTTTGTGCTCATGGGAATTTAAATACTCAACCTGCTTGCATTGCGGAATGGTTTTTACAAACCATTCCGATTACAAACTTCATAAATATATTTGGAGGTATGATTGTAACATATGTCATAAGCATTTTCAAATTGCTACAGGTCAACGGGGTCATCAACATGCTCATCAACGGGATTCTGTCACAGAGTGCAAGTATTGCGGGCACAAGTTTAATACATTTACAGAGAGGAGGTATCATGAACATAATGTAAACCGCGGAAAGCTGATCCCCTACGAATTTCCATTACCGTGCCAAGATTGCGGCGAAACACTGTCTACAATATGTCAGTTGTATattcataaaacaaaaacaagacatacACCGTATATGCACCAGTATATAGTTTCATGTAGATTCTGTCGTTTGCAGTTTGActttgaacaaaaatgtggtataGGAAGTTTCCGCGATCATATCAGGGCAGTTAATGAGGAGTGCATTTGTGGTGCCAAACTTGTCAACACATGCCAAAGGAAGATCCACAATATAAAACATCGGGAAGAGCGGCACGAAAAGTGGGtggagaaaaagaagaagaggaaaagGGAGAGAGAAAAGATGGCGGTTGAAAATAAGAAGGAAAAAGAGGGAGAGCAAATAGGGTACATGAATAACACTGTGATGGAAATTGTGGATGAGGAGAGGAAAAGAGAGAGGAAGCAGATGGTAAGAGAGATTCACAAATAtagaaaaattttcaaaaataagggCATGAAAAAGGCGGAGCAGGTGGTCAGCAAGAGGAAACCTGTTGGAAAACGATATGAATGTGTTCATTGTGGTGCTGTATTCAAAAGCCGTTCAAGGGTGCGGTATCACAAGAAGAAGAAAGCTATTAGGTGCAATGTGTGCAACATAGATATTCCACACTGTCAAATTGCAAAGCACAGGGTTCATAGAATCCAAGCCAAGACTTGTGGATATTGCCTCAAAGACATTTCACCTGGATACAGACTTCATGATCATCGGAAGTTTTTAGACAAAGTTTACCTCTGCAGCTGCGGAGAAAAGGTTCGGAGTACATGTCAGAAAGAACTTCATGAAGCTAGTGACAGGTTCGTATGCTATAAGTGTGGCAGACATTTCAAAACATATGAGGACCTAATTAAGCATTTGATAAGATACAATAATTTGAATGTTGTGAGTACAACGGATGATACGGCAGCAAATAGTAAGACTGGATTGTCAAAGGAAATGTCTTCAATAGAAATGACAACATGGGATACCATTCAAAAGGAAGGAAAGACACTTTATGTCTGTCTGCTTTGTGGTGAAGAGGTCGCTACACCTCAAGAAAAAAATGAGCACAAGTCGAGCTTTAAATATGAGTGTCCTCAATGTAAGAAACACTTCAAGACTCAACTAGAAGCTACTCACCATTTCACGTTGGTAGAGCATGACATTGCTTCAAGTTCCAATGGAAAACAAAAACGTACCAAGCAGACAACAGACCATGCAGGTAAtgccaagaaaaagaaaaaaggaaaagttcatgatattttgatggtctatGGGGAACAGTCTGTGTGTTATGAAGTAGATCAACAATACATTGAGTGTGAACAGCAGTTGGAAAGATCTACCAAAGAAATTCAAATTGGTTATGACGTGTATTCTATTTTAACTAACAACACTACAGACCACACTGTTATAGGACTGGATAATTTAAGAAACTCTGGTGAAGCTGAAAACAAATGCCAAGTGTCCAGTATCAGTGAGACACTACAAAGAACTGATGGACCTCCTGCAACAACGCCTTCTGAAGCACCAAGTGTTAAACCGCATCAGAAGCAAGAAACTGCAACAAAAGGACCTGGCTATAATGGAACCAGAAAACAATATATATGCATTCAGTGCAAACAAGTTTTCATTCTGGCCGGTTTATACAAGCAGCATGAAAAGATTCACAACACCAACGGAGTTTTGTACACCTGCACAAAATGTGCTAGAATGTTTGATACACTATGCGGATTGGAGTATCATATAGCACGTATGTGTAAGCATTGCGGTAAGCATTTTAGCGAGGTGGAAGCCAAGACGGATCATGAGCAGCAATGTAGAATTGAAACTAATACAATGAACAACAAAATATCCAGTGATGTGAGGATGGCAGATTACAGTGAAGATAGTAGAAGTAGGTTAGTCACATCTAGGAAAGGAATCAGGAACACAAGCTGTGGAAATGGAAGAAGTTATGGAGAAAGTGGAAGAAATGGTAGAGATAGTGGAAGAACGGGTGGAGAAAGATGAGACAACAGATGGATCAGAAACAGATTCTGCATCTGAAACTGAACATATCAAGGCTGTTTCTAGTGAAGTTGAAGAGAAATTGTCAAAACAAGATGTAATTAATAGAATCCATGAAGACACACAAACTGAACATGAGAGTAATGAGCATAAAGATACCGAGGTTCAAATGACAGTAAGGGAAGATGATGCAATGGTGGCCAGTCAAACAGGGGATGGACTGCTACACCAGAAGAGCGAAACATCAAGGCGAATGAAACATAAAGCTCATGTAATGAGCATGACCAAACCAGCAACAAGAGGAGCTGGTCTGCGGAAGAATACTCTGAAAAATGAACAGAAATGTGAGTTTTGTTTGGAGATGTCAAAGCGTTATAAACAATGTTATGGAAATCGTGCATGTTGTCAGAATGATGAGTCTTTGAAATGGATGAGTTGTATATGCTTACATTGCAACCTGGAATTGCCAAGCAAATGTCATATTAATTTTCACCTTGCTAAATGGCATTTTCATTGTTCCAAGAGACAGTGTGGGAAGCATTTTAGCTCAAAACGCGTCTGCAGAACCGGCACTTTTGTTGCATGTCAAAGAGCTTTGTAAGGAACTGAAATTTGATTCAAAGCAAGATTTGGAAATGCATATGCGAAATTGGCAtcaaaaagtgtacaaaaagaTTCCAGCACCAAAACTACAATTACTGCTGGAAATATATTTGAAAACGAAGCTAATGCATTTGCTACAATCCAAAATGACTCTGGGAGTGCATGTACAGCAATTGAAATCCCAGTGGAAAGTGAGAAATTTGTAGTCGATAACCAGAATGCAGCTGGTACAATGCCCCCAATTGCAACTGATTTGAATCCCCCACATGCAGCTGGTGTCATTCCCGTCATGCAAGGAGTAAATTCACCAGTTCCTCTATCAACTCTTACTCAAGGAGTAAAACCAACTGTTACACCAGGAATCAGCGCACCCGTTTCAACACCAGGAGCTCCAGCATGTACCACAATGAGAGTAAATGTAATGCAGAGGGCCAACTCTTCTACACAAATTTCTGGTCACTCCCAGAAACAGTATGCACCATCAGGGATCAAACCATCTACACCACAATCGTTCAAGACAATGGCACCAACAGGATCAGTCATTGCACCAGGGGTACAGGTAGTGATACCAAAAGGATTGACATCATCTGCAAAAACAGGTGAATTGAAGCCATTAACTAAGGTTCCAACAGACTTCAAAGCACCTGTGCAAGGACTGATGAAATCATCAACTTTTGTCTCATCGCCTCCAAGATTAAATGCATCAACCATTCAGACAGAAAGAGCTCAACCACTAGATCAAACATCACCTGCTTCCATAAGGGAATTGAAGTTCAATACAACTTCAGGTGGGTTGAAGCCACTAATTGTTGCACCAGCTGGTGCGATTAAGCCTGCTCCTTCGCTTGGAAGTTCAACTACACCTATAATATTGACAACAATTGTTACACCATTAGGGAAACAGTTTGTGGTGGCCTCTCAAGGAGCATCAAAGCTGCACGAAGGAGTTCAAACGAATATGAATGCAACTGTGCAAGGGCCAAATGTATTGCCTTCAAGTCATACTCCAGGAAAGTATACAATAACCTGTACAACATCAGACAAATGGCCCCCTGTTGGGTCATCAGTACTACCTGTCACCACCATGAAATCAACACCTATGACCACCACAAAGGTTGTGAACTCAATACCACTTGTAACCACAAAGGTTGAGAATTTTACACTACCAACCACCAGTAATAGAGTGAACTCAAAGCTCCATGTACCTGCCACCACAAAAGGGAACACAACACCTGTCACCACAAAAGAAGTGAACTCAACACCCCCTGTCACCACAAAGCAATTGTACTCAATGCTACCTGTCACCACTATAGGAGTGAACTCAGTGCAAGCTGTCACTACAAAAGATGTTAACTCAACACAACCTGTTGCCACAAAACAATTGTACTCAATGCTACCTGTCACCACAAAACAAGTGAATGCAATGCAAGCTGTTACCTTACAAAAAGTGAACTCAAAATCACCTGTCGCCACAAAACAATTGTTCTCAGTGCTACCTGTCACCACCATAGGAGTGAACCCAGTGCAAGCTGTCACTACAAAAGATGTTAACTCAACACAACCTGTCTGCACAAAACAATTGTTCTCAATGCTACCTGTCACCACAATGCTACCTGTCTCAACACACGCTGTCACCACAAGAGAAGTCAACTCAACGCCACCTGTTGCCACAAAACAATTGTTCTCAATGCTACCTATTGCCACAAAAGAAGTGAACTCACTGCAAGCTGTCACCACAAGAGAGGTTACCGCAACACAAGCTATCACCTCAGAAAAAGTTGCCTCAACCCCACCCGTCACCACAAAACAATTGTTCTCAATGATACCTGCCACCATGAAAAAAGTGAATCCAATACAAGGTGTCACCACAAAACAAGAGAATTCGTCATCATGCATACCCATTGTTTCCCAGGAGGAAAAACCAAAGACATCTTTGCCTATACCATGTGTTACTGAAGGTGGAAACCCATTGCTTaccaatatttttgaagttgtccCAGGTGGTTTTACAGGCCTTCGTAAGATCCTGCTTGCTACAGAGAAGACGTCACTTTCTACTAAATTTTTGATCGGCGTGAAAGCAAGCAAACATTTTGTAGAATGTGTCACTATCAATGATCAAAGTTACCTGGCATTCAACTATCCTGCAAATCATAGATTGATGATTACTTCAACAGTGCTACTTAGTGAAGAAAGGAAGGGGATTTCTGTGAAGATTATGCCCATAGCTACTGGTCAGAGCAACAGTAAGCCTAGTACTGAGATGACAAGTCATAGACAAGCAGTTGTGGTGAAAATTGGACAGCACAAAGTGCACTCTATAAACCAGAAGATTAATTCACTCGATTGTCATGAATATTCAGTGGAATTGAACCTGTAAACATAAATGTTGGTACTGCATGTAGATCATCAGTCCAACATAGTTTTATCAGCAGTTAGGGCATTCCAGATGAACTCATGTGACAGCTGATGCTGGATCAAGCAAAATGCCAATAGGGGAGGGGGTTGCACTCACTAAATATATACTGACAGTTTATTTGTTCAGCTGAAAGGTATTAGCAAtgatcagaaaaagaatagttttgccaACCTACTGAGATATATGGT
Above is a window of Amphiura filiformis chromosome 7, Afil_fr2py, whole genome shotgun sequence DNA encoding:
- the LOC140157148 gene encoding uncharacterized protein translates to MSSRKRKLHSEDPGSDASLSKKKKTKHRKRPRSLFEKPNNSDVNDSDFEDEADNDPDWIAEKQSNCLSSEDEGDTAIDKCDASTKGAKKGKRRKGKRSLTQKKGKKKESSEEVQTVVCTKRNEGGKSRGKIALFVCHICQKEVRSLSVHLRTNHRVYPTTNCDQCMRPQTKMSNHRRGHVEDEKGQTVNGPLKCLNCMKCYDDMSKFDIHTRYYCPLNDMGEKKGNSGDSTEQDEASQAAAQERKAHFVCHICQKEVKSLSTHLRTNHRVYPTTNCDQCMRPQTKMNTHRRGHAEDERGQTVNGPLKCLNCMKCYDDISKFDIHTRFYCPLNDKGEKKGNSGDITEQGEASLGAVQESRSDKVFKCDSCEAKFESFSDFQAHSASHVLTRQTKTQRSVRCPKCSLVFRSFQYLQVHNTKVHSDKELQVYKCNVCQKEYNHKRGLQNHKSNYHRERTFRCQFCDLVFPSRAKTICHERNSHDISTKAKSVCEYCGKVVMSKLKHQHIRKYCPMNPNRREKQKKQQSAKDDMPSGSNVTSRRNFAQLTSSKSQHLGSSMWVTSRIPESECYECKKCCILFESQDNYVIHKQNCQVVAKNESDNNHTGNVNENQKEREVYACEACPEIFSKMLRLLEHKASQHSIANESQKEREFYKKMYTCEACPEIFSGMFRLLEHEASEHSKFLVCTDCNETVPDEETLEMHVMLECPERYRLFSTKKTPRWGPMVTEASNERIEINQDSFGNHDTSGNPDDRLFSNKKTPIDVAMVTEANNERIEINQDSSGNHDTSGNPDDKIFSNKKTPGSVAMVTEESNERIEINQDSSGNHDTSGNPDEKIFSNKKTPGSIAMVTEANNEIIEINQVSPGNPVKSLSRSCIDVSDDESVSKQMNALLGEDKQNLSGIEEEMSVNNAENDKQHASGLSEEMPVNNNTNEISYDKKKNRNHPVATCKICNRGLASQHLKRHENAHALDQQRQSINGQFACPHCSKRYEKKRNLNLHKQLFCYHDQPDSKVDGCELDPAVGLEKLPACTICFARFDNKELLSLHKMIHVVHVVADQSLMGSTCTTSTSDEKDIEIDCGYVNIAGAKKEIICDLCNVEFSSTEALKEHQKRVALTRPKYPHLCPCCYKTRVVIKSECHFLQHKKQFKVLCEFCGQHFKDIRALPKHIKHGHDYDYQNKKKCPGCHRIFSHQNYMQHVEYNKKEVERLNCKCLSCGEVFDSVKTLDKHATNEFKNNCNICCQHNFPQFSDLEKHVEEFHNVSAKGRSKKLQNLCKHCDKVFDKASLLSAHVKSVLEEESSESLLCSWEFKYSTCLHCGMVFTNHSDYKLHKYIWRYDCNICHKHFQIATGQRGHQHAHQRDSVTECKYCGHKFNTFTERRYHEHNVNRGKLIPYEFPLPCQDCGETLSTICQLYIHKTKTRHTPYMHQYIVSCRFCRLQFDFEQKCGIGSFRDHIRAVNEECICGAKLVNTCQRKIHNIKHREERHEKWVEKKKKRKREREKMAVENKKEKEGEQIGYMNNTVMEIVDEERKRERKQMVREIHKYRKIFKNKGMKKAEQVVSKRKPVGKRYECVHCGAVFKSRSRVRYHKKKKAIRCNVCNIDIPHCQIAKHRVHRIQAKTCGYCLKDISPGYRLHDHRKFLDKVYLCSCGEKVRSTCQKELHEASDRFVCYKCGRHFKTYEDLIKHLIRYNNLNVVSTTDDTAANSKTGLSKEMSSIEMTTWDTIQKEGKTLYVCLLCGEEVATPQEKNEHKSSFKYECPQCKKHFKTQLEATHHFTLVEHDIASSSNGKQKRTKQTTDHAGNAKKKKKGKVHDILMVYGEQSVCYEVDQQYIECEQQLERSTKEIQIGYDVYSILTNNTTDHTVIGLDNLRNSGEAENKCQVSSISETLQRTDGPPATTPSEAPSVKPHQKQETATKGPGYNGTRKQYICIQCKQVFILAGLYKQHEKIHNTNGVLYTCTKCARMFDTLCGLEYHIARMCKHCGKHFSEVEAKTDHEQQCRIETNTMNNKISSDVRMADYSEDSRSRLVTSRKGIRNTSCGNGRSYGESGRNGRDSGRTGGER